Proteins co-encoded in one Gammaproteobacteria bacterium genomic window:
- a CDS encoding prepilin-type N-terminal cleavage/methylation domain-containing protein produces MKRQHGFTLVEIAIVLVIIGLLLGGILKGQELITNAKVK; encoded by the coding sequence ATGAAGCGTCAACACGGTTTTACGCTGGTCGAAATCGCCATCGTGCTGGTCATCATCGGACTGTTGCTGGGGGGTATCCTCAAGGGACAGGAGCTGATCACCAATGCCAAGGTCAAGAA